GCGCGCGCACCATCGGCTTCGGTGAGGACAAAAAGGACACCGCCAACAAGGGGCACAAGGCCATCGAACGCTATTTCAGCCCCGAGTTCCGCAACCGTCTGGACGGCATCATCAACTTCAACGCCCTGACGGTGGCGGTGATGGAGCGCATCGTGGACAAGTTCATCGACGAGGTCAACGGCCAGCTGCTGACCCGCAAGGTGGCCCTGACCCTCTCGGATGAGGCGCGCACCTGGCTGGCCAAGAAGGGCTACGATCCGATCTACGGGGCCCGACCTTTGGCGCGCTTGATCCAGACCGAAATCAAGGACGCCCTGGCCGACGAGATCCTCTTCGGGCGCCTGGCCAAAGGCGGCGGGGTTCTCGTGGAGATCGAAAAAGACCACCCGAGCTTCGTCTTCTCCTGAAACGGGCCGGTTTATCGCGGATTCCGATTTGCAACGACGCAGGCCACCTCCCCCCAAGGGTCGGTGGCCTGGGTTGTTTGGAGCGCCCCATGCCGGTCTTCCTGCTCTCGCAAAAGCTGATCTTTCCCCCGCCGCGGCTGGCACGACGGGACGGGCTGCTGGCCATCGGCGGCGACCTTCGCCCGGAGCGGCTGCTGTTGGCCTACCGGATGGGGATATTTCCGTGGTTTACGGCCGGCGAGCCGATTCTGTGGTGGTCGCCCGACCCGCGCCTGGTGCTTTACCCCGGGGAGCTCCGGCTGTCGCGTTCGTTGCGGCGCAGCATCAGGCGCGGGGTTTACCGGGTCACCGCCGACCGGGCCTTTGAGCGCGTCATCCGCGAGTGCGCCGTGGTGCGCCTGGAAAGGGGCGAGCCCACCTGGATCGTGGAGGAGATGGCCACCGCTTACTGCCGCCTGCACCAGGACGGTTACGGCCATTCCATCGAGGTCTGGCAAAAGCGGCGGCTGGTGGGCGGTCTTTACGGGGTCTCCCTGGGGGGCTGCTTTTTCGGTGAATCGATGTTTTCCCGGGCGCGTGACGCCTCCAAAGTCGGCCTGGTGGCCCTGGTCGACTTTATCCGCAAGCATCGGTTCACGATCATCGACTGCCAGGTGACCACCGCCCACCTGCTGTCGCTGGGGGCCCGCGAGGTACCCCGCGACCGTTTTTTAAGCGACCTGCAAAAGGCCCTGGCCGCCCCGACCCTGCGGGGTCCCTGGCGCCTGGAGGCCCCGCAGGGCGGCGCTTTCTGACCGCACCGAAAGGAGGAACACCCCGCCATGACCAGCGACTGTCTTTTTTGCAGGATCACCCGGGGGCAAACGGACACCGAATTTCTCCTGGAAAACGAGACCCTCGCCGTCTTCCGCGACATCCATCCCCACGCCCCGGTGCACCTGCTGATCGTGCCCAAAAAACACATCCGCAGCATCAACGACCTGACCCCCGGGGACGGGCGGATCGTGGCCGACTTGATCCTGGCGG
The Desulfobacteraceae bacterium genome window above contains:
- the aat gene encoding leucyl/phenylalanyl-tRNA--protein transferase translates to MPVFLLSQKLIFPPPRLARRDGLLAIGGDLRPERLLLAYRMGIFPWFTAGEPILWWSPDPRLVLYPGELRLSRSLRRSIRRGVYRVTADRAFERVIRECAVVRLERGEPTWIVEEMATAYCRLHQDGYGHSIEVWQKRRLVGGLYGVSLGGCFFGESMFSRARDASKVGLVALVDFIRKHRFTIIDCQVTTAHLLSLGAREVPRDRFLSDLQKALAAPTLRGPWRLEAPQGGAF
- a CDS encoding HIT domain-containing protein — translated: MTSDCLFCRITRGQTDTEFLLENETLAVFRDIHPHAPVHLLIVPKKHIRSINDLTPGDGRIVADLILAGREMARRTGIAESGYKLFFNVESGGGQVIFHLHLHLVGGWR